A window of the Lolium perenne isolate Kyuss_39 chromosome 7, Kyuss_2.0, whole genome shotgun sequence genome harbors these coding sequences:
- the LOC139833108 gene encoding chaperone protein dnaJ 11, chloroplastic-like, protein MISAPPMMHAPAASRFARASLSSSRRATARCAAAVASAAPAGSCTLYEVLGLRAGASGGEIKAAYRRLARELHPDVAGAAGDDDFIRLHDAYATLSDTDARARYDRDVVAQAYAQPPASRPPPHSVWGRPRRTWESDQCW, encoded by the coding sequence ATGATCTCCGCCCCTCCGATGATGCACGCCCCGGCGGCTTCAAGGTTCGCTCGGGCCTCCCTCAGCTCCTCACGAAGGGCGACGGCCCGgtgcgcggcggctgtcgcgtcGGCGGCGCCGGCCGGAAGCTGCACGCTCTACGAGGTGCTGGGGCTGCGCGCCGGCGCGTCGGGCGGCGAGATCAAGGCCGCGTACCGGCGCCTGGCGCGCGAGCTGCACCCCGACGTGGCTGGcgcggccggcgacgacgacttcATCAGGCTCCACGACGCCTACGCCACGCTCTCCGACACGGACGCCCGGGCGCGCTACGACCGCGACGTCGTCGCCCAGGCCTACGCGCAGCCGCCCGCCTCCAGGCCGCCGCCGCACAGCGTCTGGGGCCGGCCTCGACGCACCTGGGAGTCCGACCAGTGCTGGTAG
- the LOC139833247 gene encoding chaperone protein dnaJ 11, chloroplastic-like, with amino-acid sequence MISAPPLTQAPAASSFARASRCSSRRATVRCAVAVASAPVGSCTLYEVLGLRAGATGSEIKAAYRRLARELHPDVAGAAGDDDFIRLHHAYATLSDQDARARYDRDVVAQAYAQPPASRPSPHSFWGRPRRTWESDQCW; translated from the coding sequence atgATCTCCGCGCCTCCTCTGACGCAAGCCCCGGCGGCTTCAAGTTTCGCTCGGGCCTCCCGCTGCTCCTCCCGAAGGGCGACGGTCCGGTGCGCGGTGGCTGTCGCGTCGGCTCCGGTCGGAAGCTGCACGCTGTACGAGGTGCTAGGGCTGCGCGCCGGCGCTACGGGAAGCGAGATCAAGGCCGCGTACCGGCGCCTTGCGCGGGAGCTACATCCCGacgtggccggcgcggccggcgATGACGACTTCATCCGGCTCCACCACGCCTACGCCACGCTCTCTGACCAGGACGCCCGGGCGCGCTACGACCGCGACGTCGTCGCCCAGGCCTACGCGCAGCCGCCCGCCTCCAGGCCATCGCCGCACAGCTTCTGGGGACGGCCTCGACGGACCTGGGAGTCCGATCAGTGCTGGTAG
- the LOC139833391 gene encoding chaperone protein dnaJ 11, chloroplastic-like: MISAPPLMQAPPAAAGFRRASPCSSRRATVRCAVAVASVAPAGSCTLYEVLGLRAGATGGEIKAAYRRLARELHPDVAGAAGDSFIRLHDAYATLSDPDARARYDRDVVANAYAQPPASRPSPHSFWGRPRRTWETDQCW, translated from the coding sequence ATGATCTCTGCCCCTCCGCTCATGCAAGCCCCGCCGGCCGCTGCTGGGTTCCGTCGTGCCTCCCCATGCTCCTCCCGAAGGGCCACGGTCCGGTGCGCGGTGGCCGTCGCGTCGGTGGCGCCTGCCGGAAGTTGCACGCTCTACGAGGTGCTGGGGCTGCGGGCCGGCGCCACGGGCGGCGAGATCAAGGCCGCATACCGGCGCTTGGCGAGGGAGCTGCACCCCGacgtggccggcgcggccggcgACAGCTTCATCCGGCTCCACGACGCCTACGCCACGCTCTCCGACCCGGACGCCCGCGCGCGCTACGACCGCGACGTCGTCGCCAACGCCTACGCGCAGCCACCCGCCTCCAGGCCGTCGCCGCACAGCTTCTGGGGCCGGCCTCGTCGCACCTGGGAGACTGACCAGTGCTGGTAG